CTTGATGCCTCAACTAACTACCTATGTTTTCAAAGGTCGATTAGGATTTTTAAACATCAGCACATTCTCCAAACAttcaatttaaaactatttgacTTGACTAAGCTGGAAAAACAACATCATTGTCATCGGATTGGTCTATTGACAAAGAAAGGGAAAAAATCGTCTGAAATGGAAACTCAACTGGACCAACTCCAACTGCATTTAAGTTCACCATCCATAAACCTgacatatatagatcatttaagTTCACCATCcattaactttttttctttttttcttttaattgccTTGCTTTTTTTCTGTGGTCCACTTTACTACTAGAGCTAGCCCTAACTAGAGCATGTTCAAAATAACTTGTAAACTAAATGATAATGTTCTTACTGTTtgatacatttttaaatttatttataattaaattagagacacaaacaaaaaatgttaattttttattttgcaatttataatttagaaatatattacattataataatagttaatcatttaatttaatatatatatatatatatatatatatatatatatatatatatcaaacaattAGCTTACCATGTTTTTGAAATGGACAAATATGCATcatatatgttttcttgtttcaGAATCATATTAATTTACTATATGATTTTAAAGCTGCATCAATTAATTAGCAATAATGATATGTTATACTCCTAACTTCGAAGAAACTAACAAAGTGGTTGAATATGTTGGTTCTAGGTGGCTATCGGTATTCTCGTTTGGGGAGAGCTGGCACAACAATCACCATGCCTTTGAGTCGTCGGCGAGACAAGGCCTAGAGTGGTGGCAAATCGACATCTCTTGGTACATCGTCCGCTTTCTCGAAATAATCGGTTTGGCTACTGACGTGAAGCTGCCTTCAGAGAGTCAACGGCGTCGTATGGCATTGGTTCGTTGAATGAGGATATTCGACTTATCGTCTTTATTAAGTATCATTTAAATGTCTACGTACGTTTCAAGGTTTTGGTAAGGGTAACACTTGTAATATTGTGTTATCCGGTGTTTGTTGTGTGTGGCCATGTGGGAACCAATTTGCTTAATTACGTTCGTTTTCGTGAACTTCTAATATGCGTAATGAAGTTTATCACGTTTTCTATTGTTTCTGTCATTTACATTTCGTTCATGCACATTAGTAAAAAAACTGATATAAATATTGGTATGATTGCTTAcgtttgaaaaataataatttatagtgatatacattaattaataactttttGCTTTGGCTCTCTGGTTTTTATAGAGAGCATGCAAGAAAATTTAACTCGAGTAACCGGAAAAAATAAGAAGCGGCCTGAGTAATATGAACTTTAGAATGTgtatgttaatatttttagtttagatAAGAACAAGACTTAGGTaggggtgaacctttaaattcacatctcctagattaataataaaatagattatttttatttaaaaaaatctgaaataattgaaaaaataataacgcCAATTTTAATGATACTAACGCcactaactaaaccctaaactttaaatctataccctaaaccctaaacccaaatcttaaaccctaaacccaaaccgtaaaccctaaactcaaaccctatatcctaaacccaaatcctaaaccctaaacccagaccgtaaaccctaaactcaaaaccTATATCCTAAACACAAATCATAGACTGTAAACTCAAACTATATATCCAAACCTAATCCTtacaccctaaactcaaatcgtaAATCCTGAACCCAAATCCTATATCCTAAAGGTTTGGTTTAATGTTGATGTTGTTTCtttaggatttaagatttaggtttagagtctaggtttgggtttaggatctagggtttgagtttaaggtctaaggtttgggtttagagtttacggttTGAGTTTgggatttgggtttaagatataaggtttgggtttagggtttagagtttagagtttagagtttaggtttagaatttagggtttcgggtttagatttaaggtttatgatttagaatttaagatttagaatttagtTAGTGGCGTTAGCGTCATTAAAATAAACATCATTATTTTTTccaattattttagatttttttaaaaaaaataataatgtattttATCATTAATCTATGTGTCATTTTGATTGGTAACAAGAGGGGAGTtaaatttaaaggttcacctcACGGATGaacctaaattttgttttttagataatatcacgtatattaatatatacatattaaattCTTCATAGAGCATCTTTTTAGAGTTACTTCGTATTGTTAAGCCTTTTACAAGAAATGAAAATCTTCGTATTGCTTTATTTGGTTTTTACACATTTTCTGTCTTTTTAGTACccaaaaagatatttttaattgGCGTATCATGCGTACAAAATATTTTCCAGATTCTAAAACCTTAAACGTTAAGAGGCATCAGAATGCGTATATTGTTATGACGTAAAAGCATTCGtaaaaacttttttattaaaactctAAACAATTGTCCAGGTTTGTACGTGTGCCTATTGTGCGTAATTCCTAGTTCTCGGACTAACCAATCAACCGGGATCGCTACGCAAAACATTAACGAATGCTCctattagaaaataattaaattagccAACCAATCGCttgagtatttttaaaattaaatcctCGTCTGGAGACTAGGCAAACACGAGGGGAAGTGTACACGTTTATTATTTCGTTGTTAAACTACGATATGATTACTCAAATCAATCTTTACGATTCTTAATATCCACAACAttcagctatatatatataatcaatcacAACCTTTGCTCAACCATACCATATAACTCACCAAATCTCAAAACACAAACCAATAAGTCCTTGATGGGTGGCACCAAGGAGGATGGCTCTGGCTCTAGCCGAAAAGCAATGCGTAAGGAAAAAAGagcatttttttttagaaaatggaCAAGCGTCGATGTAATGAGAGCTTCAAGTGTTATGGCCGTTCATTTGTCGTGTGTCTTGGCTCCTTTTAACTACAAATGGGAAGCTCTCCTGTTCGGTTTTCTTCTCGCTGCAGTGACTAACCTCAGCATTACGTTCTCGTACCATAGAAACTTGACTCACAAGAGCTTTAAGCTACCTAAATGGCTTGAATATCCTTTTGCTTATTCTGCACTTTTTGCCCTTCAGGTTTATATCGcttaaaccaaaaattaaaatgaaacaaaacacATCCAATATGCATCCTCAGCGTtatttgaaatgttattttttttgggtAGGGTCATCCAATAGATTGGGTGAGCACACATAGGTTCCATCACCAGTTCACAGATTCTGACCGTGACCCACATAGCCCTATCGAAGGATTTTGGTTCAGTCATGTCCTGTGGATATTCGACACAAGTTACCTCAGAGAAAAGGTAACTCCAGCGTTTTCAAATATCTTACAAAACCAGAATCAATCTTGATTTATGATTAACTAAAACTACGTCGTACATGTTGTAACAATGCAAATTTTATGTAACAGTGTGGAGCACGTAACAACGTGATGGACTTGAAACAGCAATGGTTCTACAGGTTTCTACAAAAAACAGTTGGTCTCCACGTCATGGCGTTTTGGACCCTCGTCTATATATGGGGTGGTCTACCTTACCTAACTTGCGGCGTGGTAAAAAAAGGAACTCTTTACATTTTATCATAAATGTTTTAGGTTTTCACTTTTTAAAAACTGATTTcataagaaaataacaaaatatcacTTTGTTGTAACAGGGTGTCGGAGGAGCAATCGGTTACCACGGGACGTGGCTCATAAACTCAGCATGTCATATTTTGGGCTCGAGAGCTTGGAACACCAAGGACACATCTCGTAACATTTGGTATTTTATCAAAGAGATATGAACATCATTCGGAACCGCGAACATTTATAGCTGCCATAAGCAATACAAAAATTTTCATagaaattttcataaataatatcTATAAACCTTTATAACTTCTGAATAGAAATTAATAATACCTATTACTACAGAGTAAAAAGATATAAATTAAactaacaaacaaaatattaattacgaaaaataaaagtaatactCAAACAAACGATacagttttatttgttttagcaTGAAAAACATTTCAAAACCGATCTAACTATTCTATTTTCTAATAATtagcaattttttttcattttgttatttaaGAAACTCAAGTTTTTATCATACTTCCTAAATTTCCTTATTATAGTTACCACAATGCTTTATTCCTATAAACTAATGttacttttaataattttatacccTTGGTAGATTAGTCTAAGCTGAtgcctttaattttttataaaaatctgcTGCCCTAAGCAAATGTTTCATTTGCTCTCACCGAGGCACGGCTCTGACATCCTTGTGCATACCATAACTAGAAACTAATTTTGAGTATTTGTCGAAATGGTGTATAGGTGGCTAGCACCAGTGACGATGGGAGAAAGCTGGCACAACAACCACCATGCCTTTGAGGCCTCGGCTAGGCACGGACTGGAATGGTATCAGTTAGACATAACTTGGTACCTTATTCGGTTCTTTCAGGCTCTCGGCTTAGCCACCGATGTTAAATTGCCTTCAGAAGCTCAGAAACACAAGATGGCTTTTTAATCTCAGCTCTAATCCTAGCTATTTCATTTTCAACCTTATTTTCACTCATCACACACTCACTTGTTATTATGTAAAACATTTGAGAATAATATATGGTCTAATGAATTTGTAAAACTGGGCGATTCAAAGCACTTAAATTAACTTAATAAAGTGCATTGCACAATGTATGAACTATAAAAGCTGACATAACGCATTATCTTGAAAGAGTAACAAACCTCCTTGAGGGAGATGATTTTAGAAGATGTAGTCTGGTAGCTTCACAGGAAACTCTGCGACGTTGACTTCGAATTGAGGTCCTTTCGGATCTTGCAAACTAATGGTAAAAATGAAAGACGCAATGGTAAAAATTATACTCCAATTTCTAGAATTAATCTTAAAAACAAGATAAACAGCAATCTTATAAATCAAACATCATCGTACATGAAGCATATACCTTCCAGGCACAAAGGTGAAAGATCCCTCAACGGATAAATTACTTGTTGGAAATTGGGAAATACACCTATAGACAAACTCTTCTTCCTTGGCTTGTAAGAGCGGATTCTAAAAAATACAACAAACCACATTAGAAAGAATTGCTCATATCCATTGTACTACATGGAACATATATTAGCACAGGAGTGGAAGAAGCAAAACTATACCTGAACTAGCACAAGTTCTCCATCAACATCACCTATTACCGCATTATAAGCTCGGACAACCCAATGTCTCGAATACATTTGCCAAGAGCTATGGTGTCTCCTGTTAAAGTTGGGCATGAGAGACATCCGGATGGAACATGCATACGAGTATACCGGTGGCTTATCCAGATGATCAGATACTTCAGGCATAAATACAGAAGACGCACGCACctgcatttatttatttattttttaacaatcTACAACCATGAATATAACAATCATGGtcttgccgtgatttatgaatgcacttatatattaaaaaaaaatgaatataacagtaactaaataaatattgtttaccTGCACACCATTAGATACAGAGATAGAACACAACGGAGGAATCTCAGGGAACAAACTGATACTTTTAATGTTATCCTGTTCACGGACTTTGATAGCACCAGTTTGTAACCTCCTGCCATGTTCTTCTAACCAAAGCAGCATGGCGTCCTGTTGCTGATCGCCGTTGATACAAACCAAAGACTCGGGAACACAAGGAAGCATTTGGTGAGAACTTGTGTTTTCAGTATAAAGCTGTCCGTTTGTGCAATCAAGGAAAAACATCTTCTTCGAACTAGGCGCTGCTGATACAGCCACAACGACAATGTTCTTGGATATAGTATTATGATCGCCGGCCATGACATCAATTGTCTCCCTTACCACTTCCTTAAGAGGTAGCAAGTAGACATTAACTTTATGCCAATAAGAAGAATAGCCACCAAGAAGCCCTAGAGACCCCCCATCAACAACACCACTGGATGAGGAGGAAGAAAGTTCTTGGCCATCGACGAAACGGTAGAGAAGCCTTGTGGTGAGAGGAAGTTGGACGTTGAGTGCAGTCTCCAATTCTTCAAGATCATCCTCCGTGACACCTTTTCTCAGTGTAGCCTCTGCTTCAGGGAAGTTTAAGCTTAACCATAGTTTGAGACTGTCCCAACAATGTTTAACGCGTTTAACGAGACTCCAAGGATACATTACAAAAGACTCCCTCCATGACTGATATGCCCTCTGAAACAATAATAAAGACACCACAACCTTTAAATGAACAGAACCacactatatatatacttaaaggGCAGGCTCGGAGATCAGAACCTAAGGAAAAATCAAACCCTAGAAAATGTGAAaagagtattaaaaaaaaagctgaCCTTGAAGGAAGGAGCAGAATCTCCATGAGGATGTAGAGGAGTAGAGATGTTGAGGTCAAGGGAACAGAAGATGGACCAGAGAGATTCCTCGGAGGCGGAAACTTGAAGGCGTTTGCTGACACAAGCAACTCTCGCTGTGTTCTCTGGACCGACTTTGGATAATATTATGTGGAGAACCAAATCTTCAGCATCCTCTAGACTCATGCCTTCGGTTTCGCTCAGTTGAGTTTGAAGGAGGCTGCGAACCAAAAGATGAAATACTTTTACTGTGGTGGAGtctaaaaactaattaaaagtGTCCTTTAGTCGGGCTAGGGTTTTAaccaaaaaatgttatttattacATTCAGGACCAAAAAAAGAACCGATATAAACCAgatagggctgttcaatatggcaaaaccgaaccgtactgaaccgaaccaaaccgaaatagataaatggtttggatttggtatataccatacaaatcgaatgaatatgatttttaaaaaaccgtagaatttggatatggttcggtatataaccgataaaaccgaataaaaccgaataaaaccgataaaaaaatagaaacatgtaaatatgtatatattttataacaacgtatgaaaatcataagttaatttttttgctaataactattaccatattttttacagtGATAAAATAGTTctgatttgtaaaacacttgaactataattaaataacaattcatcgcaaacatgtttcttattttcttagtcttcttttgatttttttgctttaatttagcattgactaaattgaaataaagattataaatttgatgataacaattagtagaaattcttcacaatttttttttatctataaacgaatagagtttcgtgtttaatagaagaaacatgactttgatgaacgctaaatatgaaagaatataataacttattttttgtgcttcgtgtttcgtgcttctgttttattttttgttttttatttttattatcaaaattttgagctttgattttaattatagatttgattattttattagatgatagaaacattttttatttttgttcttttatttaaacttataatatttttttaataaatgaatgtgttgacaacaagactctaaaattcatataatatgatcccaaaataaagaattatgttttttggtataaaatcgaataaaccgaaaaccgacggtatataaaccgaaccgaaccgaagtaaatatggatttagaatggtagttatattttactaaccgaaataccgaaaaaccgaaaaaacctaaccgaaaccgaaccgatatccggattgaacacccctagcgGATCTGTAATTTAGTCACCAATGTGTAAGCTATGAACCAAACTTAAGcagatactagattttgatcagCGCTTAGAAATCGcgaatttgtttgtttttcatttattaatcgaaaactgatttacaaattaccattatttttgtttcaagcCATAAGAattgagtttttaggtttttatcatttgtttttttttctcttaaaaatatagtatttatTCGAAATATGATAGTTGTCCTATAATAATATTtgagttttaagatttgttttcatatttgacCTAGATTCATGGTTGCACCTATAGACCCGATACATTGTATATAATCCGGTtcggatttaatgaaaaattcgttaattaaaaatctgatataacccagtaaaaacctaaaaactcactattaaTCCGCGATCTGATACCATTGATCCGATTACAAAATATCTagtagtaattt
This region of Brassica napus cultivar Da-Ae chromosome C5, Da-Ae, whole genome shotgun sequence genomic DNA includes:
- the LOC106399393 gene encoding delta-9 desaturase-like 1 protein, with translation MGGTKEDGSGSSRKAMRKEKRAFFFRKWTSVDVMRASSVMAVHLSCVLAPFNYKWEALLFGFLLAAVTNLSITFSYHRNLTHKSFKLPKWLEYPFAYSALFALQGHPIDWVSTHRFHHQFTDSDRDPHSPIEGFWFSHVLWIFDTSYLREKCGARNNVMDLKQQWFYRFLQKTVGLHVMAFWTLVYIWGGLPYLTCGVGVGGAIGYHGTWLINSACHILGSRAWNTKDTSRNIWWLAPVTMGESWHNNHHAFEASARHGLEWYQLDITWYLIRFFQALGLATDVKLPSEAQKHKMAF
- the LOC106400551 gene encoding F-box protein SKIP16 translates to MSLEDAEDLVLHIILSKVGPENTARVACVSKRLQVSASEESLWSIFCSLDLNISTPLHPHGDSAPSFKRAYQSWRESFVMYPWSLVKRVKHCWDSLKLWLSLNFPEAEATLRKGVTEDDLEELETALNVQLPLTTRLLYRFVDGQELSSSSSSGVVDGGSLGLLGGYSSYWHKVNVYLLPLKEVVRETIDVMAGDHNTISKNIVVVAVSAAPSSKKMFFLDCTNGQLYTENTSSHQMLPCVPESLVCINGDQQQDAMLLWLEEHGRRLQTGAIKVREQDNIKSISLFPEIPPLCSISVSNGVQVRASSVFMPEVSDHLDKPPVYSYACSIRMSLMPNFNRRHHSSWQMYSRHWVVRAYNAVIGDVDGELVLVQNPLLQAKEEEFVYRCISQFPTSNLSVEGSFTFVPGSLQDPKGPQFEVNVAEFPVKLPDYIF